Part of the Aciduliprofundum boonei T469 genome is shown below.
TTGCGATACACATGGTTGCATATGATTCAAGTATAAATAGCATATGGAAAAATTAAATATCTATGGGAAATATGGGGTCCTATGCGTATATTTATAGGAGTTGCATGGCCATACGCTAATGGCCCCATTCATCTAGGACATATAGTTGGAGCCTATCTTCCGGCGGATATATTTGCCAGATATCAGAGAATGCAGGGAAATGAAGTGCTTATGGTCTCGGGCAGTGACGAGCATGGCACTCCAATAACAATCACTGCAGAGAAAGAAGGAAAGAGTCCGCAGGAGATAGCGGATAGATATCATAAGATAAACAGCGAGGTTATGGAAAAATTAGGCATATCCTTTGACCTTTATTTTAGAACCTCACATCCAAATCACGAGAAAATAGTAAAGGATTTCTTCCTACGCCTTTGGGAAAATGGATACTTGTACAAGAAAAAAATGCTTCTGCCATACTGTCCTCAGTGCAAGAGATTCTTACCAGATAGGTATGTTGTAGGCACATGCCCATATTGCGGTTACGAAAATGCCCACGGAGACCAGTGCGATAACTGCGGAAGAATGCTTGATCCAAAGGATTTGATAAATCCAAGATGCGTAATTTGCGGTACGCCCACAGAATTTAGGGAAACGGAGCATATATTTTTCGCGCTATCCAAATTGGAAGGAACCATTCTGAAATGGCTCGAAGACAAAACTTACTGGAGAGATAATGTAATAAAGTTCACAAGAAACTTTGTAAAAGGTGGTCTCAAAGATAGAGCAATAACGAGAGATTTGGAGTGGGGAGTTGAAGTTCCGTTAGAGGGTTTTGAAAATAAGAAAATATATGTGTGGTTTGATGCCGTTATTGGTTATCTCTCCGCAAGCATAGAGTGGGCCAGGCGCAACAATAAGGATTGGGAAGCTTTCTGGAAAGATGAAAACACAAGACATTATTATTTCCTTGGGAAGGATAACATTCCCTTCCATACCATAATATGGCCAGCCATGCTAATGGCTCACAAAGGTCTAAATCTTCCTTACAATGTGGTAGCAAACGAGTACCTTCGCTTCTCAGGTGAGAAATTCTCCAAGAGCAGAGGAATAGGTGTATGGATGCCAGAATTGCTGGAGAATTTCCATCCAGATATCATAAGATTTTACGGTACAGTTAATATGCCAGAAAGCAGGGATTCAGATTTCACATGGGATGATTTTGTCCAGAAGGTAAATGAAGAGCTGATAGATAAATTTGCAAATTTCGTGCATAGAGCCTTAATATTCGCCTACCGCAATTTCGGAGAGGTCCCGCCAAGGGGAGAGGTTGACGAGGTTGATAGAGAAGCCATAAAACTCATAATGCAAACAATAAAGAAAATGAACAAATATATGGAGAGCGTAGAACTCAAAAAGGCATTCAAGGAGTGGCTCAATCTCGCAAGATATGGAAATGTGTATTTTGACCGCA
Proteins encoded:
- the metG gene encoding methionine--tRNA ligase — protein: MRIFIGVAWPYANGPIHLGHIVGAYLPADIFARYQRMQGNEVLMVSGSDEHGTPITITAEKEGKSPQEIADRYHKINSEVMEKLGISFDLYFRTSHPNHEKIVKDFFLRLWENGYLYKKKMLLPYCPQCKRFLPDRYVVGTCPYCGYENAHGDQCDNCGRMLDPKDLINPRCVICGTPTEFRETEHIFFALSKLEGTILKWLEDKTYWRDNVIKFTRNFVKGGLKDRAITRDLEWGVEVPLEGFENKKIYVWFDAVIGYLSASIEWARRNNKDWEAFWKDENTRHYYFLGKDNIPFHTIIWPAMLMAHKGLNLPYNVVANEYLRFSGEKFSKSRGIGVWMPELLENFHPDIIRFYGTVNMPESRDSDFTWDDFVQKVNEELIDKFANFVHRALIFAYRNFGEVPPRGEVDEVDREAIKLIMQTIKKMNKYMESVELKKAFKEWLNLARYGNVYFDRKAPWALCKEDREKCATAINISLQIVQALAILGAPFLPFTSERIWKFLGNEDSIFQHKYIEAIKNLKVGEKLKKPEVLFEKIKREEEKYEKWEQIDLRVAEVESVEDHPNADKLYVLRINLGDEKRTLIAGLKRFYKKEELLGKKLIIIANLEPANFRGIKSEGMLLAGEDESTVGFLTPQGDVPPGSRVQANGVYSNPKGILKFKKFQKMKMEVVNIERENGKIVAKGNKDYPLDFKVPEEWIGKQGVIFIDKKPLILHIGDVRIAPVKYVKPGGKIR